The following coding sequences are from one Streptomyces dengpaensis window:
- the pta gene encoding phosphate acetyltransferase has protein sequence MTRSVYVTGIDRGDGRQVVELGVMELLTRQVDRVGVFRPLVHDGPDRLFELLRSRYRLAQDPSTVYGLDYHEASTLQAEQGTDELVSSLVNRFHAVARDYDVVLVLGTDYADTQFPDELALNARLANEFGASVIPVVGGRGQTAESVRAETRNAYRAYDGLGCDVLAMVVNRVTPADRAELRERLDARLPVPCYVLPDEPALSAPTVAQITHALGGKVLLGDDSGLARDALDFVFGGAMLPKLLNALTPGCLVVTPGDRADLVVGSLAAHSAGTPPIAGVLLTLNERPSEEILTLAARLAPGTPVVSVAGNSFPTAAELFGLEGKLNAATPRKAETALGLFERYVDTSDLLDRVSAPSSDRLTPMMFEHKLLEQARSDKRRVVLPEGTEERVLHAAEVLLRRGVCDLTLLGPVEQIRKKAADLGIDLGDAQLIDPQTSELRDSFAEKYALLRAHKGVTEELAYDVVSDVNYFGTLMVQEGLADGMVSGSVHSTAATIRPAFEIIKTKPDAKIVSSVFFMCLADKVLVYGDCAVNPDPNAEQLADIAIQSAATAEQFGVEPRIAMLSYSTGTSGSGADVDKVREATESVRQRRGDLRIEGPIQYDAAVEPTVAATKLPGSEVAGQASVLIFPDLNTGNNTYKAVQRSAGAIAVGPVLQGLRKPVNDLSRGALVQDIVNTVAITAIQAQTHEQKASQQ, from the coding sequence GTGACCCGCAGCGTGTACGTGACCGGGATCGACCGCGGCGACGGCCGCCAGGTCGTCGAGCTGGGGGTCATGGAGCTTCTGACCCGACAGGTCGACCGGGTGGGGGTGTTCCGTCCGCTCGTGCACGACGGCCCGGACCGGCTGTTCGAGCTGCTCCGCTCCCGCTACCGGCTGGCGCAGGACCCGTCGACGGTATACGGCCTGGACTACCACGAGGCGTCCACGCTCCAGGCCGAGCAGGGCACGGACGAGCTGGTCTCCTCCCTGGTGAACCGCTTCCACGCGGTCGCGCGGGACTACGACGTCGTCCTCGTCCTCGGCACCGACTACGCCGACACCCAGTTCCCCGACGAGCTCGCGCTGAACGCCCGCCTCGCGAACGAGTTCGGCGCCTCGGTCATCCCGGTCGTCGGCGGCCGGGGCCAGACCGCCGAGTCCGTACGGGCCGAGACGCGCAACGCCTACCGCGCGTACGACGGCCTCGGCTGCGACGTCCTCGCCATGGTCGTGAACCGGGTGACACCGGCCGACCGGGCGGAGCTGCGCGAGCGGCTCGACGCGCGCCTGCCCGTGCCCTGCTACGTCCTGCCCGACGAGCCCGCGCTCTCCGCGCCCACGGTCGCGCAGATCACCCACGCCCTCGGCGGCAAGGTGCTCCTCGGCGACGACTCGGGGCTCGCCCGTGACGCGCTCGACTTCGTCTTCGGCGGCGCGATGCTGCCGAAACTCCTGAACGCGCTGACCCCCGGATGCCTGGTGGTCACCCCCGGCGACCGCGCCGACCTGGTCGTCGGCTCGCTCGCCGCGCACAGCGCCGGCACTCCCCCGATAGCCGGCGTGCTGCTCACCCTGAACGAGCGGCCCAGCGAGGAGATCCTCACCCTCGCGGCCCGCCTCGCGCCCGGCACCCCGGTCGTCTCGGTGGCCGGGAACTCCTTCCCGACCGCGGCCGAACTCTTCGGCCTGGAGGGAAAGTTGAACGCGGCCACGCCCCGCAAGGCGGAGACCGCGCTCGGCCTCTTCGAGCGGTACGTGGACACCAGCGACCTCCTCGACCGGGTCTCGGCGCCGAGCAGCGACCGGCTCACCCCGATGATGTTCGAGCACAAGCTCCTGGAGCAGGCCCGCTCCGACAAGCGCCGCGTGGTGCTGCCCGAGGGCACCGAGGAGCGCGTCCTGCACGCCGCCGAGGTGCTGCTGCGCCGCGGTGTCTGTGACCTGACGCTGCTGGGGCCCGTCGAACAGATCCGCAAGAAGGCCGCCGACCTCGGCATCGACCTCGGCGACGCCCAGCTCATCGACCCGCAGACCTCCGAGCTGCGGGATTCCTTCGCCGAGAAGTACGCCCTGCTGCGCGCCCACAAGGGCGTCACCGAGGAGCTGGCGTACGACGTCGTCTCGGACGTGAACTACTTCGGGACGCTGATGGTCCAGGAGGGCCTCGCCGACGGCATGGTGTCTGGTTCGGTGCACTCCACGGCCGCGACCATCCGGCCCGCCTTCGAGATCATCAAGACCAAGCCGGACGCCAAGATCGTGTCGTCCGTCTTCTTCATGTGCCTGGCCGACAAGGTCCTCGTCTACGGCGACTGCGCCGTGAACCCCGACCCGAACGCCGAGCAGCTCGCCGACATCGCCATCCAGTCGGCCGCCACCGCCGAGCAGTTCGGCGTCGAGCCGCGGATCGCGATGCTGTCGTACTCGACGGGTACGTCCGGTTCCGGCGCCGACGTCGACAAGGTGCGCGAAGCGACCGAATCGGTGCGGCAGCGCCGCGGCGACCTCAGGATCGAGGGGCCGATCCAGTACGACGCCGCCGTCGAGCCGACGGTCGCGGCGACCAAGCTGCCGGGCTCCGAGGTCGCCGGGCAGGCGTCCGTGCTGATCTTCCCGGACCTCAACACCGGCAACAACACCTACAAGGCCGTGCAGCGCTCGGCCGGCGCGATCGCCGTCGGCCCGGTCCTGCAGGGCCTGCGCAAGCCCGTCAACGACCTGTCCCGCGGCGCGCTCGTCCAGGACATCGTCAACACCGTCGCCATCACGGCGATCCAGGCCCAGACCCACGAGCAGAAGGCTTCCCAGCAGTGA
- a CDS encoding acetate kinase, with protein MDAWGDPHRSAPLASRILVLNSGSSSVKYQLLDMRDSTRLAVGLVERIGEETSRLKHTPLTGGESREQIAPIADHDAALKAVAEELAQDGLGLDSPELAAIGHRVVHGGMHFTDPIVIDDAVLAEIKRLIPVAPLHNPANLTGIRTAMALRPDLPQVAVFDTAFHTTMPESAARYAIDVKTADEHRIRRYGFHGTSHAYVSRETAKLLGKAPEDVNVIVLHLGNGASASAVQGGRCVDTSMGLTPLEGLVMGTRSGDMDPAVIFHLMRVGGMSTDEIDTLLNKKSGLIGLCGDNDMREIRRRIDEGDEQARLAFDIYIHRLKKYIGAYYAVLGRVDAIAFTAGVGENAAPVREAAIAGLEGLGLAVDSDLNAVRGDESRLISPRSARVAVAVVPTDEELEIATQTYALVGKSDD; from the coding sequence CTGGACGCCTGGGGGGACCCCCATCGCTCGGCCCCCCTTGCCAGTCGCATCCTCGTCCTCAACTCCGGCTCCTCGTCGGTGAAGTACCAGCTGCTCGACATGCGGGACAGCACTCGCCTCGCGGTCGGCCTGGTGGAGCGGATCGGCGAGGAGACCTCCCGGCTCAAGCACACGCCGCTGACCGGCGGGGAGTCCCGCGAGCAGATCGCCCCCATCGCCGACCACGACGCCGCCCTCAAGGCCGTCGCCGAGGAGCTGGCCCAGGACGGGCTCGGCCTGGACTCCCCCGAGCTGGCCGCGATCGGCCACCGGGTGGTGCACGGCGGGATGCACTTCACCGACCCGATCGTCATCGACGACGCCGTCCTCGCGGAGATCAAGCGGCTCATCCCGGTCGCCCCGCTGCACAACCCGGCGAACCTCACCGGCATCCGCACCGCCATGGCGCTGCGCCCCGACCTCCCCCAGGTCGCCGTCTTCGACACCGCGTTCCACACGACGATGCCGGAGTCGGCGGCGCGCTACGCGATCGACGTGAAGACCGCCGACGAGCACCGCATCCGCCGGTACGGCTTCCACGGCACCTCGCACGCGTACGTGTCCCGGGAGACCGCGAAGCTCCTCGGCAAGGCGCCGGAGGACGTCAACGTCATCGTGCTGCACCTCGGCAACGGCGCCTCCGCGTCCGCCGTACAGGGCGGCCGCTGCGTCGACACCTCCATGGGGCTCACGCCCTTGGAGGGGCTCGTGATGGGAACACGGTCCGGTGACATGGATCCCGCGGTCATTTTCCATTTGATGCGCGTCGGCGGGATGTCCACGGACGAGATCGACACTCTGCTCAACAAGAAGAGCGGCCTGATCGGTCTGTGCGGCGACAACGACATGCGGGAGATCCGCCGCCGTATCGACGAGGGTGACGAGCAGGCCCGGCTCGCCTTCGACATCTACATCCACCGGCTGAAGAAATACATCGGCGCCTACTACGCGGTCCTCGGCCGGGTGGACGCCATCGCCTTCACCGCCGGGGTCGGCGAGAACGCCGCCCCGGTGCGCGAGGCCGCGATCGCGGGCCTGGAGGGGCTGGGGCTCGCGGTCGACAGCGACCTGAACGCCGTACGCGGTGACGAGTCGCGGCTCATCTCGCCGCGGTCCGCGCGGGTCGCGGTCGCCGTGGTGCCGACGGACGAGGAACTGGAGATCGCCACACAGACGTATGCGCTGGTCGGAAAGAGCGACGACTGA
- the pyk gene encoding pyruvate kinase, whose amino-acid sequence MRRSKIVCTLGPAVDSHEKLVALIEAGMNVARFNFSHGTQAEHQGRYDRVRAASAQTGKAVGVLADLQGPKIRLETFAEGPVELVRGDEFTITTEDVPGDKSICGTTYKGLPGDVSKGDQVLINDGNVELRVVEVDGQRVKTVVIEGGVISDHKGINLPGAAVNVPALSEKDIEDLRFALRMGCDMVALSFVRDANDVKDVHKVMDEEGRRVPVIAKVEKPQAVENMEGVVAAFDAVMVARGDLAVEYPLEKVPMVQKRLVEMCRRNAKPVIVATQMMESMITNSRPTRAEASDVANAILDGADAVMLSAESSVGAYPIETVKTMSKIVVAAEQELLSKGLQPLVPGKKPRTQGGSVARAACEIADFLGGKGLIAFTQSGDTARRLSRYRASQPILAFTTDEGTRNQLTLSWGVESHIVPFVNSTDEMVDLVDQELVKLKRFNDGDIVIITAGSPPGVPGTTNMVRVHHLGGGERD is encoded by the coding sequence ATGCGCCGTTCGAAAATCGTCTGTACTCTCGGCCCCGCGGTCGACTCCCACGAGAAACTCGTCGCGCTGATCGAAGCCGGCATGAATGTCGCCCGCTTCAACTTCAGCCACGGCACGCAAGCCGAGCACCAGGGGCGGTACGACCGCGTCCGGGCCGCCTCGGCCCAGACCGGCAAGGCCGTCGGTGTGCTCGCCGACCTCCAGGGCCCGAAGATCCGGCTGGAGACCTTCGCCGAGGGTCCCGTCGAGCTGGTGCGCGGTGACGAGTTCACCATCACCACCGAGGACGTACCCGGCGACAAGAGCATCTGCGGCACGACCTACAAGGGCCTGCCCGGTGACGTCTCCAAGGGCGACCAGGTCCTCATCAACGACGGCAACGTCGAGCTGCGGGTCGTCGAGGTCGACGGTCAGCGGGTCAAGACGGTCGTCATCGAGGGCGGCGTGATCTCCGACCACAAGGGCATCAACCTGCCCGGCGCGGCCGTGAACGTACCGGCGCTGTCCGAGAAGGACATCGAGGACCTGCGCTTCGCCCTGCGGATGGGCTGCGACATGGTCGCCCTCTCCTTCGTGCGCGACGCCAACGACGTGAAGGACGTCCACAAGGTGATGGACGAGGAGGGCCGCCGGGTCCCCGTCATCGCCAAGGTGGAGAAGCCGCAGGCGGTCGAGAACATGGAGGGCGTCGTCGCCGCGTTCGACGCCGTCATGGTGGCCCGTGGCGACCTGGCCGTCGAGTACCCGCTCGAGAAGGTCCCGATGGTGCAGAAGCGCCTCGTGGAGATGTGCCGCCGTAACGCCAAGCCGGTGATCGTCGCGACCCAGATGATGGAGTCGATGATCACCAACTCCCGCCCGACGCGCGCCGAGGCGTCCGACGTCGCCAACGCGATCCTGGACGGTGCGGACGCGGTCATGCTGTCGGCCGAGTCGAGCGTGGGCGCGTACCCGATCGAGACCGTGAAGACGATGTCGAAGATCGTCGTCGCGGCCGAGCAGGAGCTTCTGTCGAAGGGCCTGCAGCCGCTGGTCCCCGGCAAGAAGCCGCGCACGCAGGGCGGTTCGGTCGCCCGCGCCGCCTGCGAGATCGCCGACTTCCTCGGCGGCAAGGGCCTGATCGCCTTCACCCAGTCCGGTGACACCGCCCGTCGGCTGTCCCGCTACCGCGCGTCCCAGCCGATCCTCGCCTTCACCACGGACGAGGGCACCCGCAACCAGCTGACGCTGAGCTGGGGCGTGGAGTCGCACATCGTGCCGTTCGTGAACAGCACCGACGAGATGGTCGACCTGGTCGACCAGGAGCTGGTCAAGCTCAAGCGGTTCAACGACGGCGACATCGTCATCATCACCGCCGGCTCGCCCCCCGGCGTCCCCGGCACCACCAACATGGTCCGGGTGCACCACCTGGGCGGCGGAGAGCGCGACTGA
- a CDS encoding DUF6114 domain-containing protein: MSAASPGQNEHYLTVFRRHFRTWRGDRPFWAGLFVLLGGFPIAYFPYANLQLGHLTLAMSTTAGAGSLIIGVLLVVLGVSLWFQKHVRTFAGVAAILLALVSIPVSNLGGFLIGFLFAMIGGAMAVSWVPGEPAEEQRPAPAPRSEAPEPVSDVPAPHGDASDPLSKGEASESAAAGPAAANGVGEPNDLSGTSPSNGANGRQSAG; encoded by the coding sequence ATGAGCGCCGCATCACCCGGGCAGAACGAGCACTACCTCACAGTCTTCCGGCGGCACTTCCGCACCTGGAGGGGTGATCGCCCGTTCTGGGCCGGCCTGTTCGTCCTGCTCGGCGGATTCCCCATCGCCTACTTCCCGTACGCGAACCTCCAGCTCGGCCATCTGACGCTGGCCATGTCGACCACCGCGGGCGCGGGCTCCCTGATCATCGGCGTCCTGCTCGTCGTGCTGGGCGTCAGCCTCTGGTTCCAGAAGCACGTGCGGACGTTCGCCGGTGTGGCGGCGATCCTCCTCGCGCTGGTGTCCATCCCGGTGTCCAACCTGGGCGGCTTCCTCATCGGCTTCCTGTTCGCCATGATCGGCGGCGCGATGGCGGTCTCCTGGGTTCCGGGAGAGCCCGCCGAGGAGCAGCGGCCCGCGCCGGCTCCCCGCAGCGAGGCGCCGGAGCCCGTCAGCGACGTGCCGGCCCCCCACGGCGATGCGTCGGATCCCCTCAGCAAGGGTGAGGCCTCCGAGAGCGCGGCCGCCGGGCCCGCGGCGGCGAACGGTGTGGGCGAGCCGAACGATCTGTCAGGAACGAGCCCGAGCAACGGGGCGAACGGGAGGCAAAGTGCCGGCTGA
- a CDS encoding DUF6230 family protein, protein MESQVRGGTRWKRFAVVMVPSVAATAAIGVALAQGALAASFSVSGQSFKVTADRLDGTGFSQYGAIDSGYTLKGEKTAHPVAVSAFKSASIQGMCQSVVTPDVPFIGSVSLMLKAGGGSTPVKAENLYIDVEELEADATFRNIDIGVAAKDASKGPGIAKGDTANPYGFAQQADSATLTDVKQTAWATTAGTFKLSGLKMSLSKGVKECY, encoded by the coding sequence ATGGAGTCCCAGGTGCGTGGCGGGACCAGATGGAAGCGGTTCGCGGTCGTGATGGTGCCCAGCGTGGCCGCCACGGCAGCGATAGGTGTCGCCCTCGCGCAGGGCGCTCTCGCCGCGTCGTTCAGCGTTTCCGGCCAGTCGTTCAAGGTGACGGCGGACCGGCTCGACGGTACGGGCTTCTCTCAGTACGGAGCCATTGACTCGGGTTACACCCTCAAGGGCGAGAAGACGGCGCACCCGGTGGCCGTCTCCGCGTTCAAGTCGGCCAGTATCCAGGGCATGTGCCAGTCCGTGGTCACCCCTGACGTCCCGTTCATCGGGTCCGTCAGCCTGATGCTGAAGGCCGGCGGTGGCAGCACCCCGGTCAAGGCCGAGAACCTGTACATCGACGTCGAGGAGCTCGAGGCCGACGCGACGTTCCGCAACATCGACATCGGTGTTGCCGCCAAGGACGCCAGCAAGGGCCCGGGCATCGCCAAGGGCGACACGGCGAACCCGTACGGCTTCGCGCAGCAGGCCGACTCGGCCACGCTGACCGACGTCAAGCAGACGGCGTGGGCGACCACCGCCGGCACGTTCAAGCTCAGCGGCCTGAAGATGTCGCTGTCCAAGGGCGTCAAGGAGTGCTACTAG
- a CDS encoding tetratricopeptide repeat protein has translation MQPRNMSMSGVVDLAAVKAAQEAKAKAEQARAEAARRGGGSGSGAVSPASLVIDVDEAGFERDVLQRSNEVPVVIDFWAEWCEPCKQLSPVLERLAVEYNGRFVLAKIDVDANQMLMQQFGIQGIPAVFAVVAGQALPLFQGAAGEAQIRGTLDQLVQVAEQRFGLTGLTVDPDAEPGAAQAAPEVPAGPYDALLEAAVQALDAGDFGGAVQAYKNVLGDDPGNTEAKLGLAQAELLQRVQSLDPQQVRKDAAGKPRDVQAQIAAADLDLVGGHVEDAFGRLIDTVRQTAGDDRDAVRLRLLELFEVVGAEDPRVATARRALARALF, from the coding sequence ATGCAGCCACGGAACATGTCCATGAGCGGAGTCGTCGACCTCGCCGCGGTGAAGGCGGCCCAGGAGGCCAAGGCGAAGGCGGAGCAGGCGCGCGCCGAAGCGGCCAGGCGGGGCGGCGGGAGTGGGAGCGGGGCCGTGTCCCCCGCCAGTCTCGTCATCGACGTCGACGAGGCGGGTTTTGAGCGCGACGTCCTGCAGCGTTCCAACGAGGTGCCGGTCGTCATCGACTTCTGGGCCGAGTGGTGCGAGCCCTGCAAGCAGCTGAGCCCGGTCCTCGAGCGGCTGGCCGTCGAGTACAACGGGCGCTTCGTCCTCGCCAAGATCGACGTCGACGCCAACCAGATGCTGATGCAGCAGTTCGGGATCCAGGGGATTCCGGCTGTGTTCGCCGTCGTTGCCGGGCAGGCGCTGCCGCTCTTCCAGGGGGCGGCCGGCGAGGCCCAGATCCGCGGAACCCTCGATCAGCTCGTGCAGGTCGCCGAGCAGCGCTTCGGCCTCACCGGCCTGACCGTCGACCCGGACGCCGAGCCCGGCGCCGCGCAGGCGGCGCCCGAGGTGCCGGCGGGACCGTACGACGCGCTCCTCGAAGCCGCCGTACAGGCCCTGGACGCGGGCGACTTCGGCGGTGCCGTCCAGGCGTACAAGAACGTACTGGGCGACGACCCGGGCAATACGGAGGCCAAACTGGGCCTCGCCCAGGCCGAGTTGCTCCAGCGGGTGCAGAGCCTCGACCCGCAGCAGGTGCGCAAGGACGCCGCCGGCAAGCCCCGTGACGTACAGGCGCAGATCGCCGCCGCCGACCTGGACTTGGTGGGCGGGCATGTCGAAGACGCCTTCGGGCGGCTCATCGACACGGTGCGGCAAACGGCGGGCGACGACCGTGATGCCGTACGGCTGCGGCTGCTCGAACTGTTCGAGGTGGTCGGGGCCGAGGACCCGCGCGTGGCCACGGCGCGGCGGGCGTTGGCGCGGGCGTTGTTCTGA
- a CDS encoding TetR/AcrR family transcriptional regulator codes for MQSRTTAPRTGRPRSAAADAAILEATRAALVELGWSKLTLGDVATRAGVAKTTLYRRWAGKNELVVDAVAVLFDELELPDRGSLAADIEGVVLQFAAILSRPEAKTALMAVVAESTRDEPLRERIRTSVVDRQKRLVLEGRARATARGELPPEPDPAAAARTVDLIFDVVAGTVVHRTLVSAEPADEEWVRSFTRVLLVGLTGAGADS; via the coding sequence ATGCAGAGTCGCACTACCGCCCCCCGTACCGGGCGCCCGCGCAGCGCCGCCGCGGACGCCGCGATCCTGGAGGCGACGCGCGCGGCACTGGTCGAACTGGGCTGGTCCAAGCTGACGTTGGGCGACGTGGCGACCCGCGCCGGGGTCGCCAAAACGACCCTCTACCGCCGCTGGGCGGGCAAGAACGAACTCGTGGTCGACGCGGTGGCCGTCCTCTTCGACGAGCTGGAGCTCCCCGACCGGGGCAGCCTGGCCGCCGACATCGAGGGCGTGGTGCTGCAGTTCGCGGCGATCCTGAGCCGGCCCGAGGCGAAAACGGCCCTGATGGCGGTGGTGGCCGAGTCGACCCGCGACGAGCCGCTGCGCGAACGCATCCGCACGTCGGTCGTCGACCGTCAGAAGCGCCTCGTCCTGGAGGGCCGCGCCCGCGCCACAGCCCGCGGCGAACTCCCCCCGGAGCCCGACCCGGCGGCCGCCGCCCGCACCGTCGACCTGATCTTCGACGTGGTCGCCGGCACGGTGGTCCACCGCACCCTCGTCAGCGCCGAACCCGCGGACGAGGAGTGGGTCCGCAGCTTCACCAGGGTGCTGCTGGTGGGCCTGACGGGGGCGGGCGCTGATTCTTAG
- a CDS encoding acyl-CoA mutase large subunit family protein translates to MDADAIEEGRRRWQARYDASRKREADFTTLSGDPVEPVYGPRPGDTYEGFERIGWPGEYPFTRGLYPTGYRGRTWTIRQFAGFGNAEQTNERYKMILANGGGGLSVAFDMPTLMGRDSDDPRSLGEVGHCGVAIDSAADMEVLFKDIPLGDVTTSMTISGPAVPVFCMYLVAAERQGVDPSVLNGTLQTDIFKEYIAQKEWLFQPEPHLRLIGDLMEHCASEIPAYKPLSVSGYHIREAGATAAQELAYTLADGFGYVELGLSRGLDVDVFAPGLSFFFDAHVDFFEEIAKFRAARRIWARWMRDVYGARSEKAQWLRFHTQTAGVSLTAQQPYNNVVRTAVEALAAVLGGTNSLHTNALDETLALPSEQAAEIALRTQQVLMEETGVANVADPLGGSWYVEQLTDRIEADAERIFEQIKERGLRAHPDGRHPIGPITSGILRGIEDGWFTGEIAESAFQYQRSLEKGDKRVVGVNVHHGSVTGDLEILRVSHEVEREQVRVLSGRKAGREEAVVRAALDAMLVAARDGSNMIGPMLDAVRAEATLGEICDALREEWGVYTEPAGF, encoded by the coding sequence ATGGACGCTGACGCCATCGAAGAGGGCCGCCGACGCTGGCAGGCCCGCTACGACGCCTCGCGCAAGCGCGAGGCCGACTTCACCACGCTCTCCGGCGACCCCGTGGAGCCGGTGTACGGTCCCCGGCCCGGGGACACCTATGAGGGCTTCGAACGGATCGGCTGGCCCGGGGAATACCCCTTCACCCGCGGGCTCTACCCGACCGGCTACCGAGGGCGTACGTGGACCATCCGGCAGTTCGCCGGGTTCGGCAACGCCGAGCAGACCAACGAGCGCTACAAGATGATCCTCGCCAACGGCGGCGGCGGACTGTCCGTCGCCTTCGACATGCCCACGCTCATGGGGCGCGACTCCGACGATCCCCGCTCGCTCGGCGAGGTCGGCCACTGCGGCGTCGCGATCGACTCGGCGGCCGACATGGAGGTCCTGTTCAAGGACATCCCGCTGGGTGACGTCACGACGTCGATGACCATTAGCGGGCCGGCCGTTCCGGTCTTCTGCATGTACCTGGTCGCGGCCGAGCGGCAGGGTGTCGATCCGTCCGTGCTCAACGGCACGCTCCAGACCGACATCTTCAAGGAGTACATCGCGCAGAAGGAGTGGCTCTTCCAGCCCGAGCCGCACCTCAGGCTCATCGGGGACCTGATGGAGCACTGCGCGTCCGAGATCCCCGCGTACAAGCCGCTGTCCGTCTCCGGCTACCACATCCGGGAGGCCGGGGCCACGGCCGCGCAGGAGCTGGCGTACACGCTGGCGGACGGTTTCGGGTACGTGGAGCTGGGTCTGTCGCGCGGCCTGGACGTGGACGTCTTCGCCCCGGGGCTGTCCTTCTTCTTCGACGCGCACGTCGACTTCTTCGAGGAGATCGCCAAGTTCCGGGCGGCGCGGCGGATCTGGGCCCGCTGGATGCGGGATGTGTACGGGGCACGGTCCGAGAAGGCGCAGTGGCTGCGGTTCCACACGCAGACGGCGGGTGTCTCGCTGACCGCCCAGCAGCCGTACAACAACGTCGTCCGTACGGCCGTGGAGGCGCTCGCGGCGGTCCTCGGAGGTACGAACTCGCTGCACACCAACGCGCTGGACGAGACCCTCGCCCTGCCGTCCGAGCAGGCCGCCGAGATCGCCCTCCGTACGCAGCAGGTGCTGATGGAGGAGACCGGCGTCGCCAACGTCGCCGATCCGCTGGGCGGATCCTGGTACGTCGAGCAGCTCACCGACCGGATCGAGGCCGACGCGGAGAGGATCTTCGAGCAGATCAAGGAGCGGGGGCTGCGGGCGCATCCCGACGGGCGGCACCCGATCGGGCCGATCACCTCCGGGATCCTGCGGGGGATCGAGGACGGGTGGTTCACCGGGGAGATCGCGGAGTCGGCGTTCCAGTACCAGCGGTCCCTTGAGAAGGGGGACAAGCGGGTGGTGGGGGTCAATGTCCACCATGGCTCGGTGACCGGGGATCTGGAGATTCTCCGGGTCAGTCACGAGGTGGAGCGGGAGCAGGTGCGGGTGCTCTCCGGCCGCAAGGCCGGGCGGGAGGAGGCGGTCGTTCGCGCCGCCCTCGATGCGATGCTCGTGGCTGCGCGCGACGGGTCCAACATGATCGGGCCCATGCTGGACGCCGTGCGGGCCGAGGCCACGCTCGGCGAGATCTGTGATGCCCTCCGGGAGGAGTGGGGGGTGTACACGGAGCCGGCGGGCTTCTGA
- a CDS encoding DUF3817 domain-containing protein — MKRSVLTRYRVLAYVTGVLLVLLCLGMIAKYGLDVNGAADVTRVVAIAHGWLYVVYLVFAFDLGSKAKWPVGKQLWVLLAGTIPTAAFFVERKISRELESKVADTSPAVAKA, encoded by the coding sequence ATGAAACGAAGCGTGCTGACCCGCTACCGCGTCCTGGCCTACGTCACCGGCGTTCTGCTGGTCCTGCTGTGCCTCGGCATGATCGCCAAGTACGGGCTGGATGTGAACGGCGCCGCCGACGTCACCCGTGTCGTGGCCATCGCGCACGGCTGGCTGTACGTCGTCTACCTGGTCTTCGCCTTCGATCTGGGCTCCAAGGCGAAGTGGCCGGTCGGCAAGCAGCTGTGGGTGCTCCTGGCCGGGACCATTCCCACGGCCGCCTTCTTCGTGGAGCGCAAGATCTCCCGGGAGCTGGAGTCCAAGGTCGCGGACACCTCTCCCGCGGTCGCCAAGGCGTAA
- a CDS encoding MarR family winged helix-turn-helix transcriptional regulator — MPKPLSLAFDPIARADEHWKQRWGSVPSMAAITSIMRAHQILLAEVDAVVKPYGLTFARYEALVLLTFSKAGELPMSKIGERLMVHPTSVTNTVDRLAKSGLVARRPNPNDGRGTLASITEKGREVCDAATRDLMAMDFGLGVYDAEECAEIFAMLRPLRIAAQDFEDE, encoded by the coding sequence GTGCCGAAGCCGCTCAGTCTTGCCTTCGATCCGATCGCCCGCGCCGACGAACACTGGAAGCAGCGCTGGGGATCCGTGCCGTCCATGGCCGCGATCACCTCGATCATGCGCGCGCACCAGATCCTGCTCGCCGAGGTCGACGCGGTCGTCAAACCGTACGGACTGACCTTCGCGCGATACGAGGCGCTGGTCCTGCTCACCTTCTCCAAGGCGGGCGAGCTGCCGATGTCCAAGATCGGCGAGCGGCTCATGGTGCACCCGACGTCGGTCACCAACACCGTGGACCGGCTGGCGAAGTCCGGGCTCGTCGCCAGGCGGCCCAACCCCAACGACGGGCGCGGCACGCTCGCCTCCATCACCGAGAAGGGCCGCGAGGTCTGCGACGCGGCCACCCGCGACCTGATGGCCATGGACTTCGGACTCGGGGTGTACGACGCGGAGGAGTGCGCGGAGATCTTCGCGATGCTGCGGCCGTTGCGGATCGCCGCGCAGGACTTCGAGGACGAGTAG
- a CDS encoding MTH1187 family thiamine-binding protein yields MIVAFSVTPLGVGEDVGEYVADAVRVVRESGLPNRTDAMFTSIEGEWDEVMDVVKRAVAAVERRAPRVSVVLKADIRPGVTDGLTSKVETVERHLSA; encoded by the coding sequence GTGATCGTCGCCTTCTCCGTGACGCCGCTGGGCGTCGGCGAGGACGTGGGCGAGTACGTCGCCGACGCCGTCCGAGTCGTCCGCGAGTCGGGCCTGCCCAACCGCACGGACGCGATGTTCACCTCGATCGAGGGCGAGTGGGACGAGGTGATGGACGTGGTCAAGCGTGCCGTCGCCGCCGTCGAGAGGCGCGCGCCGCGCGTCTCGGTCGTCCTGAAGGCGGACATCCGCCCCGGGGTGACGGACGGTCTGACCTCCAAGGTCGAGACGGTGGAGCGGCACCTGTCGGCCTGA